The window CGTACGACCCGCTCAACGCATGCGTCTTCGGCCAGGACCCCGGCTACGGACACAACTGGCCTGTCAACTGGCGCTGCATTGTCGCGTACACCCAGGCGTGGCTGAGCCGCTGACGTAGCCGGTCTTCTCGCTCCCACGATCACATAGGCCTCGCCGGCTCGGCTGTAGTCTGACGGGGCCATGCGGGCCACACCGCTCTCCATCCGACTGATGGCTTGGGGACTGGCGATCGTGACAGCCGGTTCTCTCGTATCGCTGCTCGGCGAGGGGCAGGGGATCATCCTGACCCCCGTGCTGCTGGTGATTGCGATCGCGATCTTCTTTGGAGCCCGTCGGCGGTCGAACGTGGCCCTCCTGCTCGTCTTGTTGCTGTCGCTTCTTCCGATCCTGGGCGGGGTGTCGGAGTCCTCGTTCGCGCTGGGGACGATCTACTCATTTCCGCACTTCCTACCGGGGCTGTACTTCCTGGTGGGCTCCCTGATGATGATCGCCGGATCGGTCACGGCAGTGCGCCGGGACGCGACGGAGTCCGGGCCCGACCGCAGGCCCTGGCACAAGGCGCTTGCCGCAGCGGTGGTTGCCGTCTTGGCCATGCCAACCGCCGTGTCGGTGGCCTGGACGCTGCTGACGCCGTCGGAGGTGCCCCTGAGGGACAGGGTTGGCGCCCTGCCGCTGGTAATGGGGGACGACTACTTCCGTCCGGGTGAACTACAGGTTGAGGCCGGGGACACGGCGCGGGTCTACGTCCGAAACGTCGGACAGGCGACGCACACCCTGACGATCGACGAGCTGGACGTGGACTGGGTGATCATCCCCGGCAGGGAGCGGATCATCGAAATCCGCTCCCCGGGGGCCGGTTCATACCGCTACTACTGCCGCGTCAGCGGCCACGAGGACCAGCGGGGCACGCTGCAGTCCCGATAACCGCGCTACGGGCCGGGAGGAGGAAACGGACAGATCGGGGAGATTGCCGTGCTGCTCGCGGTCGAGGAGTTGTTCGTCCCATTCGGGTCGGTTCCGCCCTGGATCGCCACGGTCGCGGTATTGGTGATCGGGACGGCGATCGGAACAATAATCGTGCACTGGACGGGCACCGTGGCTGTGAACGTGGCGGTGACCCCGGGCCCCAGTGGCGCCGTGGAGGTGCACGTGCTTCCAGTACAGGTGAAGCTCGGATCTCCTGGCGTCAGCGTCGCTCCCGGGTCTGACAGTGTGGCGTTAGCAGGGTCCGGACCGTCATTGGTCACGGTGATCGTGAACGTGTTCCCGATGCCCGCGGGGGGTGGCGTCTTCGTCACCCGCAGGTCTGCCACCGCAGGCTCTGGAGGCTGCGGTGGTTCGGAGCCTCCGCCTCCCGGGCGGTGGAACA is drawn from Actinomycetota bacterium and contains these coding sequences:
- a CDS encoding cupredoxin domain-containing protein; translated protein: MRATPLSIRLMAWGLAIVTAGSLVSLLGEGQGIILTPVLLVIAIAIFFGARRRSNVALLLVLLLSLLPILGGVSESSFALGTIYSFPHFLPGLYFLVGSLMMIAGSVTAVRRDATESGPDRRPWHKALAAAVVAVLAMPTAVSVAWTLLTPSEVPLRDRVGALPLVMGDDYFRPGELQVEAGDTARVYVRNVGQATHTLTIDELDVDWVIIPGRERIIEIRSPGAGSYRYYCRVSGHEDQRGTLQSR